The Streptomyces sp. NBC_00162 genome window below encodes:
- a CDS encoding PH domain-containing protein, which produces MGLFGNAHSVDPGSAQRDYARLLGQGEQVHAAYLLIRDTILFTDRRLVLIDKQGLTGKKVEYHSVPYRSITHFSVETAGHFDLDAELKIWISGSSAPIEKTFTKGVDIYEVQAILTQFVAR; this is translated from the coding sequence ATGGGACTGTTCGGAAACGCGCACAGTGTGGATCCGGGGTCGGCGCAGCGGGACTACGCGCGGCTGCTGGGGCAGGGCGAGCAGGTGCATGCCGCGTATCTGCTGATCCGGGACACGATCCTGTTCACCGACCGGCGGCTGGTGCTCATCGACAAGCAGGGGCTCACGGGGAAGAAGGTCGAGTACCACTCCGTGCCCTACCGGAGCATCACGCACTTCTCCGTGGAGACCGCCGGTCACTTCGATCTCGACGCAGAGCTCAAGATCTGGATATCCGGGAGCTCGGCGCCGATCGAGAAGACCTTCACCAAGGGTGTCGACATCTACGAGGTGCAGGCGATCCTGACGCAGTTCGTCGCCCGGTAG
- a CDS encoding antibiotic biosynthesis monooxygenase family protein: MSIQPVPAFEPPYLMAVFSNVRTDDDSGYPQTLARMNEIVSANPGFLGYESARNPGGLGITVAYFRDHESLRAWREDLEHQAAIKQGREGWYESYTLHVATVERSHGFARNG, encoded by the coding sequence ATGAGCATTCAGCCCGTACCGGCCTTCGAACCGCCCTACCTGATGGCCGTTTTCAGCAATGTCCGCACCGACGACGACAGCGGTTACCCGCAGACCCTGGCACGGATGAACGAGATCGTCTCGGCGAACCCGGGCTTTCTCGGCTACGAGTCCGCGCGTAACCCGGGAGGCCTCGGGATCACCGTCGCCTACTTCCGCGACCACGAGTCCCTCAGGGCATGGCGGGAGGACCTGGAGCACCAGGCCGCCATCAAGCAGGGCCGCGAGGGCTGGTACGAGAGCTACACCCTGCACGTCGCGACCGTCGAGCGGAGCCACGGCTTTGCCCGCAACGGCTGA
- a CDS encoding amidohydrolase family protein, which produces MPATAEAVRAFRERLGLPGLVDVHTHFMPERVLDKVWDYFDAVGPLTGVAWPITYRHEEEQRVALLREFGVRAFTAMLYPHKPAMAAWLNAWSADFAARTPDCLHTATFFPEEGVTAYVRQALDAGARVFKAHLQVGGFDPNDDRLDPVWGLLAEAGVPTVIHCGSGPAPGKHTGPEPIARLLARHPRLPLIVAHMGMPEYADFLDLADRYSEVRLDTTMAFTDFSERLSGFPQSDLGRLADLGDRILLGTDFPNIPYPYEHQLAALERLGLGDDWLRAVCHDNGARLFRLDG; this is translated from the coding sequence TTGCCCGCAACGGCTGAGGCGGTCCGCGCCTTCCGGGAGCGGCTCGGGCTGCCCGGACTGGTCGACGTACACACGCACTTCATGCCCGAGCGGGTCCTGGACAAGGTGTGGGACTACTTCGACGCGGTCGGTCCGCTGACCGGGGTCGCGTGGCCCATCACCTACCGGCACGAGGAGGAGCAGCGCGTCGCGCTCCTGCGGGAGTTCGGGGTCCGGGCCTTCACCGCCATGCTCTATCCGCACAAGCCGGCGATGGCGGCGTGGCTCAACGCCTGGTCCGCCGATTTCGCCGCCCGGACCCCCGACTGCCTGCACACGGCGACCTTCTTCCCGGAGGAGGGCGTGACCGCGTACGTGCGCCAGGCCCTCGACGCCGGGGCCCGGGTCTTCAAGGCACACCTCCAGGTCGGGGGCTTCGACCCGAACGACGACCGGCTCGACCCCGTCTGGGGGCTGCTCGCCGAGGCCGGCGTCCCGACCGTGATCCACTGCGGCTCCGGTCCCGCCCCGGGCAAGCACACCGGGCCCGAGCCGATCGCCCGGCTGCTGGCCCGCCACCCGCGGCTGCCGCTGATCGTGGCCCACATGGGCATGCCCGAGTACGCCGACTTCCTGGACCTCGCCGACCGGTACTCCGAGGTGCGCCTCGACACCACCATGGCCTTCACCGACTTCTCCGAACGGCTGAGCGGCTTCCCGCAGAGCGACCTCGGGCGGCTCGCCGACCTCGGCGACCGGATCCTGCTCGGCACCGACTTCCCGAACATCCCCTACCCCTACGAGCACCAGCTCGCCGCCCTCGAACGGCTCGGCCTGGGTGACGACTGGCTGCGGGCCGTCTGCCACGACAACGGCGCCCGGCTGTTCCGGCTCGACGGCTGA
- a CDS encoding PAS domain-containing protein: protein MSSRPSRGAARLAAILDALPDALLLVNANGTVVNANSIALEVMESPGTGLVGRGVLDLLPEFDSKLIPGSMRRPGEDEGGRAKPARMIGRRTDGTEFPVEVTSAHLDGRDAYREPQPAYTGDELLMLVVRDLSQTVDTEAELARSQRQTEMILRAAAEGVVGTDTDGRVVLVNPAAAQILGYRATDLGNRELHGLVLHSRADGSPFPFEESPLADTLRSGRKHRVRGQVLWNKAGQPVAVDLTTSPVRDGEQLVGAVMTFTDRRRYDALAARHAQLLAVLGESLRGPLDELRGELATLAADDAGQLWPEANQLLHHLAAGYSRMTTLVDNVLGFQRLDSGTDRLKKKKVLINGVVTAGVDGAVELIGPGRAQFAVHAPTIEAEIDADRIATALAHLVADVAGVDATGKTRQGSGYSDSTIVVAAAQRGDVVRIEVRGPYEGGNPVHEPIVRGIVAAHGGVLQTVEVPGAPGGAYVLELPLGAGAGTVTLPEPPEEPPAETAAAGRVSGGRRARRGVDAFLEDEVGGSGAPGADKAAEGGAALALPSGRRRAGEAGAETGPELAQSPVNPAGLGTGRRRGRAGDGSGEGGPGQPVPPQGTAMPALPPVPTVPPVPLMEHPAGRRRALGTAGPAQPGGPVPATGLGPTPAPAQAPARPIAPEGGFALPAGPTTSSTAPQDPVMAGSAPAPAEAESEAPGGRRGRRVLGAPSTEDEAPAVPSAAAEGDPVHPTGRRRALANAPAWPVPAARTAPEDDEAASGQVAVPGARQPQDAPAEGQAAQPISVRALGTLGQGISVDPGGSGSGRRRRLSEPAPQGRAFAIGAPEAGSDEGPEPLDGPGGAVEVVNRPVPRPVDDELPPEPLDNPRRLLVWPAPDVQTQQALSDRGYRPVIVHSREEVDAQIAAFPAALFVDPLTGPITRTALQSLRQAAVAAEVPVLVTAGLGHATREAAYGADPAVLLKALAPRDSEQHPSRVLLIEEHDEIATALTAALERRGLQVARAGADTDAVELATRIRPNLVVMDLMQVRRRRAGIVDWLRANGQLNHTPLVVYTTTGIEPSELPRLASGESVLFLAERATTADVQGRIVDLLAKIGTN, encoded by the coding sequence GTGAGCAGCAGGCCATCCCGAGGCGCTGCTCGCCTCGCAGCAATACTCGACGCTCTTCCGGACGCGCTGTTGCTCGTCAACGCCAACGGCACTGTCGTCAACGCGAATTCGATCGCTCTCGAGGTCATGGAGAGCCCGGGCACCGGGCTCGTCGGCCGCGGCGTGCTCGACCTCCTGCCCGAATTCGACTCCAAGCTGATCCCCGGCTCCATGCGCCGGCCCGGCGAGGACGAGGGCGGCCGGGCCAAGCCCGCACGGATGATCGGGCGCCGCACCGACGGCACCGAGTTCCCCGTCGAGGTCACCAGCGCCCACCTCGACGGGCGCGACGCCTACCGCGAGCCGCAGCCCGCCTACACCGGTGACGAGCTGCTGATGCTCGTCGTACGGGACCTCTCGCAGACCGTGGACACCGAGGCCGAGCTGGCCCGCTCCCAGCGTCAGACCGAGATGATCCTGCGGGCCGCCGCCGAAGGCGTCGTCGGCACCGACACCGACGGACGGGTGGTGCTGGTCAATCCGGCCGCCGCCCAGATCCTCGGCTACCGCGCCACCGACCTCGGCAACCGCGAACTGCACGGGCTGGTCCTGCACTCGCGCGCCGACGGCTCGCCGTTCCCCTTCGAGGAGTCCCCGCTCGCCGACACCCTGCGCAGCGGACGCAAGCACCGCGTACGCGGCCAGGTGCTGTGGAACAAGGCCGGGCAGCCGGTCGCCGTGGACCTCACCACCTCGCCCGTACGGGACGGGGAGCAGCTCGTCGGCGCCGTCATGACCTTCACCGACCGGCGGCGCTACGACGCCCTCGCCGCGCGCCACGCACAGCTGCTGGCCGTGCTCGGCGAATCGCTGCGCGGGCCGCTGGACGAGCTGCGCGGGGAACTGGCGACGCTGGCCGCCGATGACGCGGGGCAGCTGTGGCCCGAGGCCAATCAGCTGCTGCACCACCTGGCCGCCGGGTACTCCCGGATGACCACGCTGGTGGACAACGTGCTCGGGTTCCAGCGCCTGGACTCCGGTACCGACCGGCTCAAGAAGAAGAAAGTCCTGATCAACGGCGTGGTCACGGCTGGCGTCGACGGCGCCGTCGAGCTGATCGGCCCGGGCCGCGCGCAGTTCGCCGTCCACGCGCCGACGATCGAGGCCGAGATCGACGCGGACCGGATCGCGACCGCTCTCGCGCACCTGGTCGCGGACGTCGCCGGGGTGGACGCCACCGGCAAGACGCGTCAGGGCAGCGGGTACAGCGACTCGACGATCGTGGTGGCCGCCGCGCAGCGCGGCGATGTCGTACGCATCGAGGTGCGCGGGCCGTACGAGGGCGGGAACCCGGTCCACGAGCCGATCGTACGAGGGATCGTGGCCGCGCACGGAGGCGTGCTGCAGACGGTGGAGGTGCCGGGCGCGCCCGGCGGTGCGTATGTGCTGGAGCTCCCGCTGGGCGCGGGCGCGGGGACGGTCACCCTGCCCGAGCCGCCGGAGGAGCCTCCGGCCGAAACGGCCGCCGCGGGCCGGGTCTCCGGAGGACGGCGGGCCCGTCGCGGCGTGGACGCGTTCCTGGAGGACGAGGTCGGCGGTTCCGGCGCGCCCGGGGCCGATAAGGCCGCCGAGGGCGGCGCCGCGCTGGCGCTGCCGTCCGGGCGACGCCGCGCCGGTGAGGCCGGGGCCGAGACGGGGCCGGAGCTCGCGCAGTCCCCGGTGAACCCGGCGGGGCTGGGCACCGGCCGGCGCCGTGGCCGCGCCGGTGACGGCAGCGGCGAAGGCGGCCCGGGGCAGCCCGTGCCCCCGCAGGGCACCGCCATGCCCGCGCTGCCTCCCGTTCCCACCGTGCCCCCGGTGCCGCTGATGGAGCATCCCGCCGGGCGGCGGCGCGCGCTGGGTACGGCCGGTCCGGCGCAGCCCGGCGGTCCCGTGCCGGCGACCGGGCTCGGGCCGACGCCCGCTCCCGCCCAGGCTCCCGCGCGGCCCATCGCCCCCGAGGGCGGCTTCGCCCTGCCCGCCGGCCCGACCACCTCTTCCACGGCTCCGCAGGATCCCGTGATGGCCGGTTCCGCCCCCGCTCCCGCCGAAGCCGAGTCCGAGGCCCCCGGCGGGCGGCGCGGACGCCGGGTGCTGGGCGCGCCCAGCACCGAGGACGAAGCCCCCGCCGTGCCGTCGGCCGCGGCCGAGGGGGACCCCGTACATCCCACCGGGCGGCGCCGGGCGCTGGCGAACGCGCCGGCCTGGCCGGTTCCGGCGGCGCGGACCGCTCCGGAGGACGACGAGGCCGCCTCCGGCCAGGTCGCGGTTCCCGGGGCCAGGCAGCCGCAGGACGCCCCGGCGGAGGGCCAGGCCGCGCAGCCGATCAGCGTGCGTGCCCTCGGCACCCTCGGACAGGGCATCTCCGTGGACCCCGGCGGTTCGGGCTCCGGGCGTCGCCGCCGGCTCTCCGAGCCCGCTCCCCAGGGACGGGCCTTCGCCATAGGAGCCCCCGAGGCGGGCTCCGACGAGGGCCCGGAGCCGCTGGACGGCCCCGGCGGAGCCGTCGAGGTGGTCAACCGACCCGTGCCGCGGCCCGTCGACGACGAGCTGCCGCCCGAGCCGCTGGACAACCCGCGACGGCTGCTGGTGTGGCCCGCACCCGACGTGCAGACGCAGCAGGCGCTCAGCGACCGCGGCTACCGCCCGGTGATCGTGCACTCCCGCGAGGAGGTGGACGCTCAGATCGCCGCGTTCCCCGCCGCGCTGTTCGTCGATCCGCTGACCGGGCCGATCACCCGGACCGCCCTGCAGTCCCTGCGCCAGGCCGCGGTGGCCGCCGAGGTGCCCGTGCTGGTCACGGCCGGGCTGGGGCACGCCACGCGCGAAGCGGCGTACGGCGCCGATCCGGCCGTCCTGCTGAAGGCGCTCGCTCCGCGTGACAGCGAGCAGCACCCCTCCCGGGTCCTGCTGATCGAGGAGCACGACGAGATCGCGACCGCCCTGACCGCCGCGCTGGAGCGGCGCGGCCTCCAGGTCGCGCGGGCGGGCGCCGACACCGACGCCGTGGAACTGGCGACGCGGATACGGCCCAACCTGGTCGTCATGGACCTGATGCAGGTGCGCCGTCGGCGGGCCGGGATCGTGGACTGGCTGCGTGCCAACGGGCAGCTGAACCACACCCCGCTGGTCGTCTACACGACGACCGGCATCGAGCCGTCCGAACTGCCGCGGCTGGCGTCCGGCGAAAGCGTGCTCTTCCTCGCCGAACGGGCCACGACGGCGGACGTACAGGGCCGCATCGTGGACCTGCTGGCCAAGATCGGCACCAACTAG
- a CDS encoding subtilase-type protease inhibitor, which produces MLRLAAFAVTSALAAAAAGPLPPLPEPLGRLLSTPDRLTITMSNTGNRQMDRKYQLECGPAGGDHPSAEQACAKLDRLAQEGKDPFAPVSKRQICSEQYGGPATAEITGTWQGRKVDARFSRTDGCEISRWQELEPLLPPGRS; this is translated from the coding sequence ATGCTGCGTCTCGCCGCTTTCGCCGTCACCTCCGCCCTGGCCGCCGCGGCCGCCGGGCCACTGCCCCCGCTGCCCGAGCCCCTGGGCCGGCTGCTCTCGACGCCCGACCGCCTGACGATCACCATGTCCAACACCGGCAACCGGCAGATGGACCGCAAGTACCAACTCGAATGCGGCCCCGCGGGCGGCGACCATCCCTCCGCGGAGCAGGCCTGCGCGAAGCTGGACCGGCTCGCCCAGGAGGGGAAGGATCCCTTCGCGCCCGTCTCCAAGCGGCAGATCTGCTCCGAGCAGTACGGGGGCCCGGCCACCGCCGAGATCACCGGCACCTGGCAGGGGCGCAAAGTGGACGCGCGCTTCAGCCGGACGGACGGCTGCGAGATCAGCCGCTGGCAGGAGTTGGAACCTCTGCTTCCGCCGGGGCGTTCCTGA
- a CDS encoding response regulator transcription factor, whose amino-acid sequence MTATTTTHASTSTSNPTALVRPDGGPCRVLVVDDEASLSELLSMALRYEGCEVRSAGDGAGAVRAAREFRPDVVVLDIMLPDMDGLAVLGQLRRELPQVPVLFLTAKDSVEDRIAGLTAGGDDYVTKPFSLEEVVARLRGLVRRSGAAQAARGGSVLAVGDLRLDEDSHEVVRAGREIHLTATEFELLRYLMRNPRRVLSKAQILDRVWSYDFGGQANVVELYISYLRRKLESGPGMAPLIHTRRGAGYLIKPAE is encoded by the coding sequence ATGACTGCGACGACCACCACCCACGCGTCCACGTCCACCAGCAACCCCACGGCCCTGGTGCGGCCCGACGGCGGGCCATGCCGGGTCCTCGTCGTCGACGACGAGGCCTCGCTCTCCGAGCTGCTGTCCATGGCCCTGCGCTACGAGGGCTGCGAGGTCCGCAGCGCCGGTGACGGGGCCGGTGCGGTACGGGCGGCCCGGGAGTTCCGGCCCGACGTCGTGGTCCTCGACATCATGCTCCCCGACATGGACGGGCTCGCCGTCCTGGGACAGCTGCGCCGGGAGCTCCCGCAGGTCCCGGTGCTCTTCCTGACCGCCAAGGACTCCGTGGAAGACCGCATTGCGGGCCTGACGGCGGGCGGCGACGACTACGTCACCAAGCCGTTCAGCCTGGAGGAGGTCGTGGCCCGGCTGCGCGGCCTGGTCCGGCGTTCGGGCGCGGCGCAGGCGGCGCGCGGCGGCTCGGTGCTCGCCGTCGGCGATCTGCGGCTCGACGAGGACAGCCACGAGGTGGTCCGCGCCGGGCGGGAGATCCACCTGACCGCCACCGAGTTCGAGCTGCTGCGCTACCTGATGCGCAACCCGCGCCGGGTGCTCAGCAAGGCGCAGATCCTGGACCGGGTGTGGTCCTACGACTTCGGCGGCCAGGCCAATGTGGTCGAGCTGTACATCTCCTACCTGCGGCGGAAGCTGGAGAGCGGGCCGGGAATGGCGCCGCTGATCCACACCCGGCGCGGAGCCGGCTACCTGATCAAGCCGGCCGAATAG
- a CDS encoding bifunctional glycosyltransferase family 2/GtrA family protein: MRTDTSPGALPARAPLAPVPGEPVLDVVIPVFNEEKDLGPCVRRLHEHLTRTFPYPFRITVADNASTDRTPEVAAGLAAALDCVHSTRLEEKGRGRALRTVWSGSDAPVLAYMDVDLSTDLNALLPLVAPLISGHSDLAIGTRLARSSRVVRGAKREFVSRAYNLLLRSSLAARFSDAQCGFKAIRREVAERLLPLVEDSGWFFDTELLVLAERAGLRIHEVPVDWVDDPDSTVHIVRTATEDLKGVWRVGRALAVGALPLDRLARPFGDDPRDRAALPGVDRGLARQLLGFCAVGALSTLLYLLLYSAFRAGTGPQVANGAALLLSAVANTAANRRLTFGVRGRDRAVRHQAQGLVVFAIGLALTSGSLAALGAAAAHPAHSTELAVLITANLAATVLRFLLFRAWVFPDRRGPEFPTPKDSR; this comes from the coding sequence ATGCGAACCGACACCTCTCCCGGGGCCCTTCCGGCACGGGCGCCCCTCGCGCCCGTGCCCGGCGAGCCCGTCCTCGACGTGGTGATCCCGGTCTTCAACGAGGAGAAGGACCTCGGCCCGTGCGTGCGCCGACTGCACGAGCACCTGACCCGGACCTTCCCCTACCCCTTCCGGATCACGGTCGCCGACAACGCGAGCACCGACCGCACCCCCGAGGTCGCGGCCGGGCTGGCCGCCGCACTGGACTGCGTACACAGCACCCGGCTGGAGGAGAAGGGCCGGGGCAGGGCCCTGCGCACCGTCTGGTCCGGTTCCGACGCGCCGGTCCTCGCGTACATGGACGTGGACCTCTCCACCGACCTGAACGCCCTGCTGCCGCTGGTCGCCCCGCTGATCTCCGGTCATTCCGACCTCGCCATCGGCACCCGCCTCGCCCGCTCCTCCCGGGTGGTGCGGGGAGCGAAGCGGGAGTTCGTCTCCCGCGCCTACAACCTCCTCCTGCGCTCCTCCCTCGCCGCCCGCTTCAGCGACGCCCAGTGCGGGTTCAAGGCCATCCGGCGGGAGGTCGCCGAGCGGCTGCTGCCGCTGGTGGAGGACTCCGGCTGGTTCTTCGACACCGAGCTGCTCGTGCTCGCCGAGCGCGCCGGGCTGCGGATCCACGAGGTGCCGGTCGACTGGGTCGACGACCCCGATTCCACCGTTCACATCGTCCGGACCGCCACCGAGGACCTCAAGGGCGTCTGGCGGGTGGGCCGGGCCCTGGCCGTCGGCGCGCTCCCGCTCGACCGGCTTGCCCGCCCCTTCGGCGACGACCCGCGCGACCGCGCCGCCCTGCCCGGGGTGGACCGAGGGCTGGCCCGCCAGCTCCTCGGCTTCTGCGCCGTCGGAGCCCTGTCGACCCTGCTGTACCTGCTGCTGTACTCCGCCTTCCGCGCCGGGACCGGCCCGCAGGTCGCCAACGGCGCCGCCCTGCTGCTCTCCGCCGTCGCCAACACCGCCGCCAACCGCCGGCTCACCTTCGGTGTGCGCGGCCGGGACCGGGCCGTGCGCCACCAGGCCCAGGGGCTGGTGGTGTTCGCCATCGGACTGGCCCTGACCAGCGGTTCCCTCGCCGCCCTCGGGGCGGCCGCGGCCCACCCCGCGCACAGCACCGAACTGGCCGTACTGATCACGGCCAACCTCGCCGCCACCGTGCTGCGGTTCCTGCTCTTCCGCGCCTGGGTCTTTCCCGACCGGCGCGGCCCCGAGTTCCCTACGCCCAAGGACAGTCGATGA
- a CDS encoding sensor histidine kinase encodes MARRTNRRPRARRPWSLRTRLVVSAVALIAVVGAAIGSVTTLALRSYLVDKLDEQLRISVDMAASPLGMQKALREGKSVLGSPGTPLGAVGFRMDSDGKVFGADRSVRAEDPEHGNQQPLTEAQTAVLAKAPRAAGPGRADAVNLSLPGLGEYRVLSAPDGSVVLGFPLHEVDSTVRTLIAVEVCVTLAGLIAASLAGQALVGVALRPLRRVAATATRVSELPLHKGEPALHERVPDAEADPRTEVGQVGAAINRMLGHVSAALTARQQSETRVRQFVADASHELRTPLASIRGYAELTRRGREEPGPDTRHALGRIESEATRMTGLVEDLLLLARLDAGRPLTAGDTDTDTDLAPLVIDAVSDARAAGPEHHWRLCLPDEPAPVRGDPARIQQVLVNLLANARTHTPPGTTVTARVSRETRVVRLRIEDDGPGIPPALLPHVFERFARGDASRSRAAGSTGLGLAIVQAVVTAHGGRVGVRSEPGRTCFEVLLPRAQSEGRVPVDSRQDPRPDPKPDVQPDPQPDSKTGHRLTTQR; translated from the coding sequence GTGGCCCGTCGCACGAACCGGCGACCGCGTGCCCGTCGGCCCTGGTCGCTGCGGACCCGGCTGGTCGTCTCGGCGGTGGCACTGATCGCCGTGGTGGGCGCGGCCATCGGGTCCGTCACCACCCTCGCCCTGCGCTCGTACCTCGTCGACAAGCTCGACGAGCAGCTGCGGATCTCGGTCGACATGGCCGCCTCGCCGCTGGGCATGCAGAAGGCGCTCAGGGAGGGGAAGTCCGTCCTCGGCTCCCCGGGCACCCCGCTGGGCGCCGTCGGATTCCGCATGGACTCCGACGGCAAGGTGTTCGGGGCCGACCGCAGCGTGCGCGCCGAAGACCCCGAGCACGGCAACCAGCAGCCCCTCACCGAGGCCCAGACAGCCGTCCTCGCCAAGGCTCCCCGCGCGGCCGGGCCGGGCAGGGCCGACGCGGTCAACCTGAGCCTTCCGGGGCTCGGGGAGTATCGGGTGCTGTCCGCGCCCGACGGAAGCGTCGTCCTCGGCTTCCCGCTGCACGAGGTCGACTCCACCGTTCGCACCCTGATCGCGGTGGAGGTCTGCGTCACCCTGGCGGGGCTGATCGCGGCCTCCCTCGCCGGGCAGGCCCTGGTCGGGGTCGCCCTGCGGCCGCTGCGCCGGGTCGCCGCCACCGCCACGAGGGTCTCCGAACTGCCCCTGCACAAGGGCGAACCCGCTCTCCACGAGCGGGTTCCGGATGCCGAGGCCGACCCCCGCACCGAAGTGGGCCAGGTCGGCGCGGCCATCAACCGGATGCTGGGCCATGTCTCCGCCGCCCTCACGGCCCGCCAGCAGAGCGAGACGCGGGTCCGCCAGTTCGTCGCCGACGCCAGCCACGAACTGCGCACCCCGCTGGCCTCCATCCGCGGCTACGCCGAACTGACCCGCCGGGGACGGGAGGAGCCGGGCCCCGACACCCGGCACGCGCTGGGCCGGATCGAGTCCGAGGCCACCCGTATGACCGGGCTGGTCGAGGACCTGCTGCTGCTGGCCCGGCTCGACGCGGGCCGCCCGCTTACCGCCGGCGACACGGACACCGACACCGACCTGGCCCCCCTCGTCATCGACGCCGTCAGCGATGCCCGGGCCGCCGGACCCGAGCACCACTGGCGGCTGTGCCTGCCCGACGAGCCCGCGCCCGTCCGCGGCGACCCGGCCCGCATCCAGCAGGTCCTGGTCAACCTCCTCGCCAACGCCCGCACCCACACCCCGCCCGGCACCACCGTCACCGCGCGTGTTTCACGTGAAACACGCGTCGTCCGGCTGCGGATCGAGGACGACGGGCCCGGCATCCCGCCCGCCCTGCTCCCCCACGTCTTCGAGCGCTTCGCCCGCGGCGACGCCTCCCGCTCCCGGGCGGCGGGCTCCACCGGCCTGGGACTCGCCATCGTCCAGGCCGTCGTCACCGCGCACGGCGGCCGGGTCGGGGTACGGAGCGAGCCCGGGCGGACCTGCTTCGAGGTCCTGCTGCCGCGCGCCCAGTCCGAGGGCCGGGTGCCCGTCGACTCGCGGCAGGACCCGCGGCCGGACCCGAAGCCGGACGTGCAGCCGGACCCGCAGCCGGATTCAAAGACGGGCCACAGGCTCACCACACAGAGGTGA
- a CDS encoding DUF2797 domain-containing protein encodes MSWWCTGIRWNDGQPAIGWYGERRGERASLLTYGQRLAFVARGERRCLGVRRAGKRTPCPTGATVPGRAGNAQCPECARLDRSFSVAADTNAADPRTYRVYLAWFGPGMVKVGITAEERGRARLLEQGAVAWAWLGRGPLMATRRTEELLRAALGVPDRIAYARKRAVRAHLPAAPERAREVAELHARAAALPGWPDSLERVGCEVADHAGEFGLEGLPDPARVITEMVPGGVVVGQLVGAAGPDLHFAGGLVVDTRLLAGWELVAPVDEAAVTSVPVAEIPSAAVHPPAEQDGLF; translated from the coding sequence GTGAGCTGGTGGTGCACCGGAATCCGGTGGAACGACGGGCAGCCCGCCATCGGTTGGTACGGCGAGCGGCGCGGCGAGCGGGCGAGCCTGCTCACCTACGGGCAGCGGCTGGCCTTCGTCGCCCGGGGGGAGCGGCGCTGCCTCGGAGTGCGGCGGGCCGGGAAGCGGACGCCCTGCCCCACCGGCGCCACCGTGCCCGGCCGCGCCGGGAACGCGCAGTGTCCCGAATGCGCGCGGCTCGACCGGTCGTTCTCCGTGGCCGCCGACACCAATGCCGCCGATCCGCGCACCTACCGGGTCTACCTGGCGTGGTTCGGGCCCGGGATGGTCAAGGTCGGCATCACCGCCGAGGAGCGCGGCCGGGCACGGCTGCTGGAGCAGGGTGCCGTGGCCTGGGCCTGGCTGGGGCGCGGGCCGCTGATGGCCACCCGGCGCACCGAGGAGCTGCTGCGGGCGGCGCTCGGGGTGCCCGACCGGATCGCCTACGCCCGTAAGCGCGCCGTACGGGCACACCTGCCGGCTGCGCCGGAACGGGCCCGGGAGGTCGCCGAGCTGCACGCACGGGCCGCCGCGCTGCCCGGCTGGCCGGACTCGCTGGAACGGGTGGGATGCGAAGTCGCCGACCACGCAGGAGAGTTCGGGCTCGAGGGGCTGCCGGATCCCGCCCGGGTGATCACCGAGATGGTTCCCGGCGGGGTGGTCGTGGGGCAGCTGGTGGGTGCGGCCGGTCCCGATCTGCACTTCGCGGGCGGGCTGGTGGTGGACACCCGCCTGCTGGCCGGGTGGGAGCTCGTGGCCCCGGTGGACGAGGCCGCCGTGACCTCGGTGCCGGTGGCGGAGATCCCGTCTGCCGCGGTACACCCTCCGGCCGAGCAGGACGGGCTGTTCTGA
- a CDS encoding Lrp/AsnC family transcriptional regulator, which translates to MDDIDRALVLRLQEDAGQSYAALGAAVGLSAGATHERVRKLRERGVIRRTTVEVDPAAVGSGVLAYVMVDSNAWMGESAAAFAAIPEIQEAHIIAGSASVLVKVRTASTGQLQDVLRRLYAIEGVSGTHATVVLDTFFERPLPL; encoded by the coding sequence GTGGACGACATCGACCGGGCGCTCGTCCTGCGCCTGCAGGAGGACGCCGGCCAGTCGTACGCCGCGCTCGGCGCGGCCGTGGGGCTCTCGGCGGGGGCGACCCACGAGCGGGTCCGCAAACTGCGCGAGCGCGGGGTGATCCGGCGGACCACCGTCGAGGTGGATCCGGCGGCCGTCGGCAGCGGGGTGCTCGCCTACGTGATGGTCGACTCCAACGCCTGGATGGGCGAGTCCGCCGCCGCGTTCGCGGCGATCCCCGAGATCCAGGAGGCGCACATCATCGCGGGCAGCGCGTCGGTGCTGGTCAAGGTGCGCACGGCCTCGACCGGGCAGTTGCAGGACGTCCTGCGGCGCCTCTACGCCATCGAGGGGGTCAGCGGTACACACGCCACCGTCGTCCTGGACACCTTCTTCGAGCGGCCGCTCCCGCTGTGA